From one Prochlorococcus marinus XMU1404 genomic stretch:
- a CDS encoding urease subunit gamma, with protein sequence MHLSPQEKDKLLIFSAALLAERRLSRGLKLNYPEAIAFLSFQVLEGARDGKSVSQLMSEGTTWLSKSQVMEGIPEMVDEVQIEAVFPDGTKLVTIHNPIN encoded by the coding sequence ATGCATCTTTCACCTCAAGAAAAGGATAAATTATTGATTTTTTCTGCTGCTCTCTTAGCTGAAAGAAGACTTAGTCGAGGTCTTAAGCTTAATTATCCTGAAGCAATTGCTTTTTTGAGTTTTCAAGTTCTTGAAGGAGCTCGAGATGGAAAAAGTGTAAGTCAATTAATGTCAGAGGGAACTACTTGGCTTTCAAAATCACAAGTTATGGAGGGGATTCCTGAAATGGTTGATGAAGTCCAAATAGAAGCAGTTTTCCCAGATGGGACAAAGTTAGTTACTATCCACAATCCGATTAACTAG
- a CDS encoding urease accessory protein UreD — MIKTSWEGNCFLNFFNNKASLGNVDKTIFKSKSTSPYKLLKSTHDKEGRCILPVLHTAGGLVGGDLLEFEVNLEKNSKVLLTTSSAQKVYGSVGISKINPKGTFSKQKNLINILDNSHLEYLPQETIIFANGLYEQKFKVSISETSSFLFTDLIRLGRSSSRESIESGVFRSKLEIMRNNDLYDDWEYVDQIELSKASYAAKSGMDYMPVFGSLIWICEKDFSTSKINKLVGNIKKIFNETNNNLSIGILENGISVRFLGSSSQEARKCFFCIWKQIRSVSGFCEPKYQGVWPLQDSMNY, encoded by the coding sequence ATGATTAAAACTTCTTGGGAAGGTAATTGTTTCTTAAATTTTTTCAATAATAAAGCAAGTTTAGGAAATGTTGATAAAACAATCTTTAAATCTAAATCAACTTCTCCTTACAAGTTATTAAAGTCTACTCATGATAAGGAGGGCAGGTGCATTTTACCTGTTCTGCATACTGCAGGGGGATTGGTTGGCGGCGATTTACTTGAGTTTGAGGTAAATCTTGAAAAAAACTCCAAGGTATTGTTGACTACTTCTTCAGCTCAGAAAGTATATGGATCAGTTGGGATATCTAAAATCAATCCTAAAGGAACTTTTTCAAAGCAAAAAAATCTCATAAATATTCTTGATAATTCTCATTTGGAATATCTCCCTCAAGAAACAATTATCTTTGCAAATGGTTTATATGAGCAAAAGTTTAAAGTATCTATTTCAGAAACTTCAAGTTTTTTATTTACTGATTTGATAAGACTTGGAAGATCTTCTTCTAGAGAATCTATTGAGAGTGGAGTTTTTAGGTCTAAATTAGAAATTATGAGAAATAATGATTTATATGATGATTGGGAATATGTTGATCAAATTGAATTATCTAAGGCAAGTTATGCGGCCAAGTCAGGTATGGATTACATGCCTGTTTTTGGTTCTTTAATTTGGATTTGCGAAAAAGATTTTTCTACGTCAAAAATAAATAAACTTGTGGGAAATATAAAAAAGATTTTCAATGAAACTAATAATAATTTATCTATTGGAATCCTTGAAAATGGAATCTCTGTAAGATTCCTGGGGAGTTCTTCTCAAGAAGCTAGGAAATGTTTTTTTTGTATTTGGAAACAAATTAGGTCTGTTAGTGGATTTTGTGAGCCAAAATATCAAGGTGTATGGCCTTTACAAGATTCTATGAATTATTAA
- the ureE gene encoding urease accessory protein UreE: MRMNKQIVVTDWIKEKPKLGSFLKLTLSSDERRILRGKRLTDCDQEIILQLPRDGKLNDGDILSTNESNFYVEIIAKTENLIEISSNSKIELIKTAYHLGNRHVEVEIEESILLTKSDYVIKNMLLNFKVDLKNTKKKFFPERGAHSHE; encoded by the coding sequence ATGAGAATGAATAAACAAATTGTTGTAACTGATTGGATTAAGGAAAAACCAAAATTAGGTTCATTTTTAAAACTTACCCTAAGTTCAGATGAAAGAAGAATCTTACGAGGAAAAAGATTAACTGATTGTGATCAAGAAATAATTTTACAATTACCTAGAGATGGCAAATTAAATGATGGAGATATTCTTTCAACTAATGAGTCCAATTTTTATGTAGAGATAATTGCCAAAACAGAAAATTTAATTGAAATAAGTTCAAATTCTAAAATTGAACTTATTAAAACTGCTTATCATCTTGGTAATAGGCACGTAGAAGTAGAAATCGAAGAAAGCATTCTTCTAACAAAAAGTGACTATGTTATTAAAAATATGCTTCTTAATTTTAAAGTTGATTTAAAAAATACGAAAAAAAAGTTTTTTCCGGAAAGAGGTGCCCATAGTCATGAGTAA